The window CAAAATCGACGAAAAGGGCAGGATCGACCTTTCCCTCAAGAAGATGGAAGCCCCGAGGCCAGCTTCCTCCAGGGCCTCGTCATCCTTCGGACCGGCGGCGCCTGAGGACGCCAAAAACTCCTTCGAGAAGAAGCTGTCCAACTACCTCAAAGCAAGCGAGGCAAAGATCGCCGACCTGAACAGCAAGCTCAACAATTCCAGGGCGGCAAAGAAAAGAGGCAAACCGGCGAAGTGAACCGGCTGAACGGAAAGCTTTCAGGGGGGCGGATCCGCCCCCGTTCCTTTTTTGAGCCGCCCCGTCCGCGGGATCTTCCGGCCGTCTCGCTCCAGATGAAGGGACGAAAGTTCGATCCTTCAATGGTCATCGGTACCGCCCGGCGGTGTGTCTTCGGCTTCCCGTCCGTCATCGCCTGCAGTCCCCTCCAGGCAGGAAAGCCTTTCCCGACCACGTTCTGGCTTTCCTGCCCTCACCTTGTAAGGCTCTGCGGCGCCCTCGAGTCTGAGGGGGCGGTCACGGAACTCGAACGGCTGAGAATGGAACGGCCTGATCCGTGGACGGAGTACAACCTTTTCCACGCCCGGCTCCGCCTGCTCCTGGTTCACCCCGCCGCCGCCCGCTTTCTTCGGAAATACCGCGGAGGAGTGTGGGGCACCCTGCGCCGGGGAGGGACGGGAGGAATCGACTATCTTTCCCCCGCACGGGGAGGGGCGAAATGCCTCCATCTCCAGGCGGCGTCCTGGCTCGCCCTCGGTTTCCACCCTGCAGCAGATTTCCTGCACAAGGCTCTCGTCCCCCTGCACTGCGCGGCGCCGGCGGCCTCCGGCTGCGTCCGCCGATGAAGATATTTACCCTTGAAAGGAGACACCTCCATGTGGAAGGGCAGATTTTCCGAAAACACCGCCCAGGCAGTCCAGAAATTCACCCAGTCTCTCGATCTCGACTGGGGGCTCGCCTCTTATGACATCGACGGGAGCATCGCCCACGCCAGAATGCTCGGCTCGGTGGGACTGATCCCGGCGGACGAAGCCCGGCGGATCGAGGACGGGCTCAACAGGATCAGGGAAGAGATAGCCTCGGGGGTCCTCGTCCCCACCCAGGAACTGGAAGATGTGCACATGAATATCGAAAGCCGCCTTATCGAACTGCTCGGCCCCACCGGAGCCCGGCTCCACACCGGCCGGAGCAGGAACGACCAGGTGGCGGTGACCATGCGTCTCTTCCTGCGGGACCGGCTTCGGCACCTTGCTTCGGGCATGGAGGCCCTTCTCGCCGTGCTGCTGGAACGGGCGGCCCGGCACAGGGAGATCATCGTTCCGGGCTTCACTCACCTCCAGCAGGCCCAGCCCATCTCTATGGGGCACTACTGGATGGCCCACTTTACCGCCTTTTCCCGGGACTGCGACCGGCTGCTCTTTGCCCTCGAATCTCTCCGGGAGTGCCCCCTCGGCGCCGGAGCTCTTGCCGGGTCCACTCTTCCCCTGAACAGGGAGATGACCGCCCGGGAACTCGGCTTCGCCGCTCCCACGAGAAACAGCCTCGATACGGTGGCGCAGAGAGACTACATGGCGGACTACCACTCCTTCGCCGTCACCTTCGCCACCCACTGCAGCCGACTCGCCGAGGACTTCGTCATCTACTCCTCCCGGGAATTCGGATGGCTTCTTCTTCCCGACGCCTTCTGCACCGGCTCGAGCATGATGCCCCAGAAAAAGAACCCCGACGTCCTGGAACTGCTCCGGGGAAAGACAGGGCAGATCCTCGGCCATTTCCTCGATCTTCTCGTGACGCTGAAGGGTCTTCCCATGACCTACGACCGGGACCTGCAGGAGGACAAACGCGGGCTCCAGGCCTCCCTGAAGACCGTGGAGGAAATGCTTGCCGTTCTGGTCCCTCTCCTGTCGGCGGTGGAAGTGGACGGGGAAAAGGCCGCGGAAGGAATGAACGACGGCTTCCTGCTCGCCACCGACGTGGCCGAATATCTCGTCGCCAAGGGCGTTCCGTTCCGGCAGGCCCATGGAATGGTGGGCGGCCTGGTGAAAGAGTGCATCGCACGAAAAAAAGGGCTCTTCGATCTCACCCGGGATGAATGGAAAAAACTCCTTCCCGAAGCCGGAGAGGACCTTCTTCCGCTTCTCTCGTTACGCTCTGCGGTGGAGCGGCGGAACACCTACGGGGGAACGGCCTTCGGCCAGGTGGCGAAGCAGATTGAGGACGGGAAAGCGTTCCTGGAGAACTTCAGGGAATCTGTCAAACGCTAGATATTGTTCTCGTTCCGGATAAGGCTCGGCCTCAGGATGACAAACAAAAGCCTTCGGCGACGTTTTTTTTGTCGTCCTGACGGCGTACTTTTTGCCGGAAGGACCTCGGGTTTGATTTCTTCG of the Aminivibrio sp. genome contains:
- the argH gene encoding argininosuccinate lyase — protein: MWKGRFSENTAQAVQKFTQSLDLDWGLASYDIDGSIAHARMLGSVGLIPADEARRIEDGLNRIREEIASGVLVPTQELEDVHMNIESRLIELLGPTGARLHTGRSRNDQVAVTMRLFLRDRLRHLASGMEALLAVLLERAARHREIIVPGFTHLQQAQPISMGHYWMAHFTAFSRDCDRLLFALESLRECPLGAGALAGSTLPLNREMTARELGFAAPTRNSLDTVAQRDYMADYHSFAVTFATHCSRLAEDFVIYSSREFGWLLLPDAFCTGSSMMPQKKNPDVLELLRGKTGQILGHFLDLLVTLKGLPMTYDRDLQEDKRGLQASLKTVEEMLAVLVPLLSAVEVDGEKAAEGMNDGFLLATDVAEYLVAKGVPFRQAHGMVGGLVKECIARKKGLFDLTRDEWKKLLPEAGEDLLPLLSLRSAVERRNTYGGTAFGQVAKQIEDGKAFLENFRESVKR
- a CDS encoding DUF501 domain-containing protein; translation: MNRLNGKLSGGRIRPRSFFEPPRPRDLPAVSLQMKGRKFDPSMVIGTARRCVFGFPSVIACSPLQAGKPFPTTFWLSCPHLVRLCGALESEGAVTELERLRMERPDPWTEYNLFHARLRLLLVHPAAARFLRKYRGGVWGTLRRGGTGGIDYLSPARGGAKCLHLQAASWLALGFHPAADFLHKALVPLHCAAPAASGCVRR
- a CDS encoding S1 RNA-binding domain-containing protein, with protein sequence MADEKKTENTPLAPGEVVTCTVEQIMPYGAFVRLKTGQRAMIHISELSHSFVKKVEDILSLNQEVQAKVIKIDEKGRIDLSLKKMEAPRPASSRASSSFGPAAPEDAKNSFEKKLSNYLKASEAKIADLNSKLNNSRAAKKRGKPAK